The Streptomyces sp. ICC1 DNA window ACGACGCCGAGCGCGGCGTTGGCGGCGTCGGGCCCGCTGCTGGTGGCGGCCAGGCTCGCGCACGCGGTGCCCCCGGCCACGGCGGCGAGGCCCAGCGGGGTACGGATCCACCCGGGCCCGAGGCGTTCCACGGCGGCCGCGGCGAGGGCCTGGCCGGGGCGGATGCGGGCGGGGCGGCGGGCGGCGGCCCAGCCGGCGAGCAGGGCGGTGACGATTCCGATGCCGACCGCGCTGACCAGGGGGATCCAGCCGATGGTCAGGTCCACGGCGGCCGGGATGGCGCCCTTCTCCTTGAGCTGTCCGAACCACCAGGAGGCGAGCGCGATGCCGGGTACGAGGCCCAGTGCGCCCGCGGCGGGTGCGACGAGCAGGGCTTCGGTGGCGACCGTGCGGCGGATCTGGCGCGGGGTGGCTCCGACGGCGCGCAGCAGGGCGAACTCGCGGGAGCGCTGGCCGACGGAGAGCGCGACGGTGCCCGCGGCGGTGAATACGGCGACGAGGGTGGCGATGCCGCCGAAGGAGCCTCCGAGGCCGGCCAGCATCTCCTTGGCGCCCGCGAGCTGCGGGTCCATGGCGCGGTCGGCGCCGGTCAGGACCTGGGCGCGGCCGTCCACGGCGGCCCGGACCCGTTCGGCGTCGGCCCCGAAGACCACGATGGCGTCGAGGGTTCCGGGGTGTCCGGAGAGGGCGCGCGCTTCGGCGTCGGAGAACCAGGCGCCGGGGCGGTCGGTGCGCCCGACGACCCGGAACTCCCGCTGTCCGGCGGGGGTGTCGAGGGTGACCCGGCCGTCCCCGTCCGAGGCGGGTCCGCCGCCGAGGACGACTTCGCCCGGGGCGGCCGGGGCGCGGCCCGCGCGCAGCTGCGCGGGGCTGAAGGCGGTGGAGCCCCAGCCGTACGCGTCGAAGGCCGGGCCGGGGGCGCCCGCGGTGTCCCGTACGGGGAACGCCACATCGGGCACGGCCCGTCCCAGCGGGGCCAGCCGGTCCAGGAGCGCGGCGTCCACCCGGGCGTGCTCGGGGACCTGCGCGGAGACGTCGTAGGCCCCCTCGCCGCTGCCCACGCGCAGGGTGACCCGCTGGTCGGCGGCGACCACGACGGGGGCTTCGGCGTACCGGGTCGGCGGGGTGCTCGCCCGGAGGCCGGACTCCAGGAGGAGTCCGCAGGCGGAGACGATGGCGACGGTCATGAGCAGGGCGACGAAGGTGCCGGCGAAGGCGGCGGGGCGCAGCCGCAGCGCCGCGCGGGCCAGGCCGTTGGGGCGCGGGGCCATCAGGCGGCCGCTCCCGCGAGCACCGGACCGGTGGTGGGACCGGTGGTGAGGGCGGTCATCCGGGCGGCGATCGCGGCGGTGGAGCTGCGCGGGAGCCGGTCGGTGATGAGGCCGTCGGCGAGGAAGAGCACCTGGTCGGCGTGGGCGGCGGCGCCGGGGTCGTGGGTGACCATGACGACGGTGGCTCCGAGGGAGTCGACGGCGGAGCGGAGCAGGCCGAGGACCTCGGCCGCGGTGGTGGTGTCGAGGGCGCCGGTGGGCTCGTCGGCGAAGATCACGTCGGGCCGGGTGACCAGCGCCCGGGCGATGGCGACGCGCTGCTGCTGGCCGCCGGAGAGTTCGGCGGGGCGGCGCCGGCCCTTGCCCCCGAGGCCGACGCGGTCGAGCAGGTCGGCGGCGCGGCCGTGGTCCTGGCGTCCGCCGGCGAGGCGCATGGGGAGCAGGACGTTCTGCTCGACGGTGAGCGAGGGCAGCAGGTTGAAGGCCTGGAAGACGAAGCCCAGGCGGCTGCGGCGCAGCTCGGTGAGCTGGTTCTCGTTCATGCCGGTGATCTCGGTGCCGCCGAGGCGGACGGAGCCCGCGGTGGGGACGTCGAGTCCGGCGGCGCACTGCAGGAAGGTGGACTTGCCGGAGCCGGAGGGGCCCATCACGGCGGTGAAGGTGCCGCGCGGCAGGCCGAGGTCGATGCCGCGCAGGGCGTGGACGGCGGCGGAGCCGCGCCCGTACTGCCTGCGGACGCCGCGCAGCTCGACGGCGGGGGCGGCGTCGTGCGTGGACCGCTGCCCGGCCTGTCGTTCGGCCTGTCGTCTGGTCCGCCGGAACCCCATGGTGTGCCGCCTTCCGCTGTGCGTCGTTGCCTGTGTGGTGACGGTCTCGACGCTACGGAGGGAGCGGTGGCGGGGACCATGACGGGACCTGGCGCATGTGTGGTGGGGTTTCCCCTACCACGCCCCACCGCGCCTCCCCCACCAAGGCCTGCCGCCCGGCAGGTCAGTCCCGGCGGATGAGCAGCAGGGCGCGGTCGTCGTTGACGTCCTTGGCGACCTTTTCGATCAGGTGCCAGGCCGCGCCCTCCCAGCCGGCGGCGACGTACCGGTCGGCCTCGCCGGTGAGTCGGTCCATGCCTTCGCTGATGTCGCGTTCGGAGGTCTCGACGAGCCCGTCGGTGAAGAGCATCAGGACGTCGCCGTGGCGCAGGTTGCCCCGGGCGGGTTCGAACTCCGCGCCGTCGTAGACGCCCAGCAGCGGGCCGTCGCCGGAGACCTCCTGCCAGCGCCCGGTGCCGGCGCAGAGCTGGAGCGCGGGCAGGTGGCCGGCGGACAGGAGTTCGTAGTCGCCGCTCTCCAGGTCCAGGACGAGGTGGATGGAGGTGGCGAAGCCCTCGTCCCAGTCCTGGCGCAGCAGGTAGCCGTTGGCGGCGGGCAGGAAGCCGTGCGGGGGCAGGGCGCCGAGGAGTCCGCCGAAGGCGCCGGAGAGCAGCAGGGCGCGGGAGCCGGCTTCCATGCCCTTGCCGGAGACGTCGGTGAGGACGATCTCCAGGGTGCGGCCGCCGTTGGTGCGGGCGGCGACGACGAAGTCGCCGGAGAAGGACTGGCCGCCGGCCGGGCGCAGGGCCATCTCGCGGTGCCAGCCGCGCGGCAGGGAGGGCAGCTTGCTCTGGACCCGGATGCGTTCGCGCAGGTCGAAGAGCATGGTGCCGCCGCGCCGCCAGGGCACGCCGACGCGGCTGCGGAACTGGGCGATGACCAGTCCGAAGAACCCGCAGGCGGCGACGACCAGCACGGTGCCGGGCGTGACCCGGGCCGGGCCCTGGGTGTACGGCCCGAGGACGAGGGCCTCGACGATGAGGGCGGCCGCGGAGGCCGCGTACAGCGCGAGCAGGCTGGCGGGGCGCAGCAGCAGGCCGCCGGCCACGATGGGCAGGACGAGGGCGGACGGGGAGAACCACACCGGCAGCATCAGCGTGCCGCAGGCGATGGCCGGGATGGTGAGCAGCAGGCCGCCGAAGGCGAGCCAATCGGAGGCGTCGCCGCGGAAGTAGTCGACGGCGGATTTGCGCAGGGCGGTGCGTGCCCGGTGCGACAGCATGCGCGTCCGGGCCAGGAGGGTCTCCACACGTGCTCCGGCCATTGCTTCGGGACCCTATCCATCCTGGCTGTGCGCGCGCAGGGGTACCCCCGGAGATGGGTCCATCGGCGACCGAAAAGAGATCGACCGGGACGGATTGCCCTGGTAAGGATGGCCGCATGGCTCTTGAGACGCGCGTATTGCAGGCTGATGAGTGGGATGTCTGGTATGACCACCTGGAACTGGCGTTCGGCGGGGTGCCCGAGTCCCCCGAGGAGCGGGACCTGTACAAGTCCCTGACGGAGACGAAACGATCCCTCGGCGTCTGGGACGGCGAGACGTGCGTGGGATCGGCCGGGGCCTTCTCCTTCCGGCTGTCCGTGCCGGGCGGGGCCCTCGTTCCCGCGGGCGGCGTCACGATGGTCGGCGTCTCCCCCACCCATCGCAGGCGGGGCGTGCTGACTTCGCTGATGCGGCGCCAATTGGACGACATCCGTGCGGGTGGCGAACCGCTCGCCGTGCTGACGGCCTCGGATCCGGCGATCTACGGGCGCTTCGGCTACGGCACGGCCACGTACGCGGTGTCCGTCGACATCGACACCACGCGCGTACGCCTCTCCGTGCCGCCGGGGACCGACGACGTACGCCTGCGGCTCGTCGATCCGCGCAAGGCGCTGGCCGACTGCGAGCGGGTCTACGCGATGCTGGTCGGGCGGCGGCCGGGGATGCCGGCCCGGCAGCCGGGCTGGGAGGAGCAGGGCGTGCTCGACCCGCCGGCGGGCCGGGGCGGCGGCTCCCCGCTGAAGTGCGTGGTGGCCGAGGGGGTGGACGGCGAGGTCGTCGGCTACGCCCGCTATCACGTCAAGCCCGACTGGGAGCAGACCGGTTCGGACGGCAAGGTCCAGGTGCGCGAGTTGAACGCGCTGGATCCGGCGGCGTACGCGGCGCTGTGGCGCTACCTCTTCGACATCGACCTGGCCTGGCGGGTGAGGGCGTACGGGCGGCCCGTGGACGATCCGGTGCTGCACCTGGTGAGTGACGAACGGCGGGCCCAGGTGCGCCGGCGCGACGCGCTGCACGTGCGGCTCGTGGACCTGCCGGCGGCGCTCCGGGCGCGGACGTACGGGGCCGCGGTGGACGTGGTGCTGGAGGTCGAGGACGCGTTCTGCCCGTGGAACGCGGGGCGCTGGCGGCTGGCCGTCGGCGCGGACGGGGCCGCCGCCTGTACCCGGACGGAGGATCCGGCGGACCTGGAGCTGTCGGTACGGGAGCTCGGCTCGGCCTACCTGGGCGGGGTCTCGCTGGCCTCGCTCGCCGCGGCCGGCCGGGTGCGCGAGGTGCGGGCGGGGGCCTTGGCGGCGGCCTCGCGGGCCTTCGCGGGGGACGTGGCCCCGTGGCTGCCGCACGGGTTCTAGGAGCCCCGCGGCCCCGGCCGTCCCGGGCCCTGGCCCTGGCCTTGCCTCCGGCCCTGGCCCTGGCCCTGGCCCTGGCCCTGGCCTAGCGGGCCTGGCAGCCCGGGCACCAGAAGAGGTTGCGGGCGGCGAGACCGGCGGTGCGGATCTCGCCCCCGCAGATGTGGCAGGGCATGTTCGCCCTCCGGTAGACGTACACCTCGCCCCCGTGGTCGTCCACCCTCGGCGGGCGGCCCATGGCCTCGGGCAGGTGCTCGTCGCGGACGGTGTCGATGCGGTTGTTGCGCACGCCCTCACGCATGAGCAGGACCAGGTCGGCCCAGATCGCGTCCCACTCGCGGCGGGTCAGGTCCTTGCCGAGGCGGTACGGGTCGATGCCGTGCCGGAAGAGCACCTCGGCGCGGTAGACGTTGCCGACGCCCGAGACGACCTTCTGGTCCATGAGCAGGGCGGCGACGGTGGTGCGGGAGCGGGAGATCCGGGCCCAGGCGCGGTCGGGGTCGTCGGCCGGGCGCAGCGGGTCGGGGCCGAGCCGGTCGTGTATCGCCTTCTTCTCGCCCTCGTCGATCAGGGCGCAGGCGGTGGGTCCGCGCAGGTCGGCGTAGTGCTCCTCGTTCAGCAGCCGCAGCCGGACCGTCTCGGTGGCGGGCGGGGCCGGGGCGGGGCCGAAGCCGAGCTTCCCGAAGAGGCCGAGGTGGATGTGGACCCAGGCGTCGCCGAGCTCCAGGAAGAGGTGCTTGCCGTGCGCCTCGGCGGATTCCAGCTCGCGCCCGTCGAGCAGGGCCGCGCTCTCGGCGAACCGGCCCTGCGGACTGCTCACCCGGACCGTGCGGGCGGCGAAGCGCTCGGTGTGGTCCCGGGCGAGGCGGTGGATCGTATGCCCCTCGGGCACGGCGGTACTCCTCGGAAAAGAAAAACCGGCCGCGCCGCCCCTGGAGGCGACGCGGCCGGAAGCGGGATCAGCCCTGCGGGTGGTGCGCCGGGATCGGGGGGAGCTCGCCGGTCTGCTCGTAGGCCGAGAGCATGTCGATGCGGCGGGTGTGGCGCTCCTCGTCGGAGTACGGCGTCTTCAGGAACGCGTCGATGAAGCTGACGACCTCGTCCTGGGTGTGCATGCGGCCGCCGACGGAGATGACGTTGGCGTTGTTGTGCTCGCGGCCGAGCTCGGCGGTCTGGACGCTCCACGCGAGGATGGCGCGGATGCCCTTGACCTTGTTCGCGGCGATCTGCTCGCCGTTGCCGGAGCCGCCGATCACGATGCCGAGGGAGCCGGCGTCCGCGGCCGTCTTCTCCGCGGCCCGCAGGCAGAACGGCGGGTAGTCGTCCACCGCGTCGTAGATGTGGGGCCCGCAGTCGACGGGCTCGTGGCCGTTGTTCTTGAGCCAGTCCACCAGGTGGTTCTTGAGCTCAAAGCCGGCATGGTCGGATCCGAGGTACACGCGCATGGATCGAGTGTGGCACGAGCGCACCCGCCGGGCGGCAGCGGGTGTCGCGTAAGTCACTTCTCAAGCTCAAGTAAACCCAAAGGACGCAGATGGGACACGGTGGGACCGAAGTCCCGGACGTTCGTCCCCTCGCAACGATCCGGACTGGGGTCTTCCGCCCTGCGTTCATCTCAGGTTTGAATGCCCGGGCTCGCAACCCGAGAACCTAAGGATCCGTCCATGAGTTCCACGACGACCCTTCAGAAGGCAGGCGACCCGACCGGTGAACCCGGTTCGGCCCAGCCCTCCGACGGTCTCAAGGCCGGTCTCAAGAACCGCCACCTGTCCATGATCGCCATCGGCGGTGTCATCGGCGCCGGCCTCTTCGTCGGCTCCAGCGGCGGCATCGCCAAGGCCGGCCCCGCCATCCTGCTCTCCTACGCGCTGGTCGGCGCGATGGTCGTCTTCGTCATGCGGATGCTGGGCGAGATGGCCGCCGCCAGCCCGAACTCCGGGTCCTTCTCCGCGTACGCCGACCGGGCGCTCGGCCGCTGGGCCGGCTTCTCCATCGGCTGGCTGTACTGGTTCTTCTGGGTCGTGGTCCTGGCCGTGGAGGCCACCGCCGGCGCCGTCATCCTCGAAAGCTGGGTCCCGGCCGTCCCGCAGTGGGCCTGGGCGCTGATCGTGATGGCCGTGCTGACGGTCACCAACCTCGGCTCGGTCGCCTCGTACGGCGAGTTCGAGTTCTGGTTCGCCGGCATCAAGGTGGTCGCCATCGGCGGCTTCGTGGTCATCGGCATGCTGGCCGTCTTCGGCGTGCTGCCGGGCTCGGACAACCCGGGTGCGGGCTTCGCCCACCTCACCGACACGGGCGGCTTCATGCCGAACGGCTGGGGCTCGGTCCTCACCGGTGTGCTGATGGTCGTCTTCTCCTTCATGGGCAGCGAGATCGTCACACTGGCCGCCGGCGAGTCCGAGGACCCGCGCCGCGCGGTCACCAAGGCCACCAACTCGGTGATCTGGCGGATCGGCGTCTTCTACCTGGGCTCGATCTTCATCGTGCTGACCCTGCTGCCGTGGAACGACAAGTCGATCACCGAGAAGGGCTCGTACGTCGCCGCCCTGGACTCGATCGGCATCGCGCACGCCGGCCAGATCATGAACGTGATCGTGCTGACGGCCGTGCTGTCCTGCCTGAACTCGGGCCTGTACACCGCCTCCCGCATGGCGTTCTCGCTGGGCGAGCGCGGTGACGCGCCGAAGGCCTTCGCCAAGGTGACCAAGCGCGGCGTGCCGACGGCCGCGATCCTGGGCTCCGTGGTCTTCGGCTTCGCCGCCGTCTACTTCAACTACGCCTTCAAGGACACGGTCTTCAGCTTCCTGCTGAACGCCTCGGGCGCCATCGCGCTGTTCGTGTGGCTGGTCATCTGCCTGACCCAGCTGCGGATGCGCGGGATCCTGATGCGCGAGGCCCCGGAGAAGGTGACGGTGAAGATGTGGTTCTTCCCGTACCTGACCTGGGCCACCGCCGCGATGATCACCTTCGTCCTGGGCTACATGGTCTACGACAAGGACAACCGCGAGACCGTCCTGCTGTCGCTGCTGGTGGCGGCCGTGGTGATCGTCATCGGCGTGGTCCGCGACGTACGCCGCAAGGCCGCCGCCCGCCTCTCCGCGTAAGCGGGGGCGGCGCGGACGCGCCTGCGCGCCCGGCGCGGGCGCAGGCACGCGGGCGCGCAGGCGCCGCACGACGACAGCAGCCCCGGACCGCCGCTCGCGGTCCGGGGCTGCTGTGCGCGGTCCGGGCGGTCAGCCGCGGCGGAGGAGCTTCCACGCGGCGGGCAGCAGGCCCATCGCCAGTGCGGCCTTGAGCGCGTCGCCGATCAGGAACGGGGTCAGGCCGGCCGCGACGGCCGCGCCGAAGGACATCCCGGTGGCCAGCGCGAGGTAGGGGACGCCGACGGCGTAGATCAGCGCGGAGCCCAGCACCATCGCGCCCGCCGCACGCGGGACGGAGCGGTCGGCGCCGCGCCGCGCGAGGGCGCCGACGACGGTGGCGGCCAGCAGCATGCCGAGCACGTAGCCGAAGGAGGCACCGCCCGCTCCGGAGGTGCCGCCCGCGAACCACGGCACGCCGGCCATGCCGACCAGGGCGTAGAGGGCGAGCGAGAGGAAGCCGCGGCGGGCGCCGAAGGCGGAGCCGACGAGGAGGGCCGCGAAGGTCTGCCCGGTGACGGGGACCGGGGAGCCGGGGACGGGAACGGCGATCTGCGCGGCCAGGCCCGTGAGCACGGCCCCGCCGGCGACGAACGCGATGTCGCGGACGCGGCTCGCGGGCAGGAGGTCGGCGAGGACGGCGCCGGGCCGGAAGGATACGGAAGCAGTGCTCATCGGGGACTCCGCGGGAGGCTGGTGTCGACAGGACGATCACCGACGTTAGTCCCGGGTCCGCGGCCGCATCAGCGTCGCCCGGGACAAAGCCGCACTCCCCGGTTTGGTGGGGAGTAAACAAACCCACTGGTTCACACCCGAGTTGAAGTGATCCGCATCACGAGCCAGAACCGATAACACGTCCGTTTTGCACGGATGGGTGCTCTCCGGGGAGACTGTAGGGTCCCTCCAACTGTCGCGGAGCCCCCACCGCCGCCAGGCCACAGAGAGTACGAGCACCCCTCATGCGCGACCCCCTGCCCGAACCGCCCTCCGGCACGGGCGGGCTCCCTCCGGAGCCCCTCAGCCACAGCCTCAAGCAGCGCCACCTGACCATGCTGGGCCTCGGCGGCGTGATCGGCGCCGGGCTCTTCGTCGGCTCCGGAGCCGGCATCACGATCGCCGGTCCCGCGATCATCCTCTCGTACCTGCTCGCGGGCGTCCTCGCGATGCTGGTGATGCGCGCGCTCGGCGAGATGTCCGCGGCGATGCCCGCCTCCGGCTCCTTCTCCGTCTACGCGGAGAAGGCGCTCGGCCGCTGGGCCGGCTTCTCGGCGGGCTGGCTGTACTGGTTCCTGCTGGTCGTGGTGCTGGCCGTGGAGGCCACCGCCGCGGCGAAGATCGCGAACGGCTGGCTGCCCTCGGTGGACCAGTGGGTCTGGGTGCTCGTCTTCATGGTGGTCTTCACCGTGAGCAACCTGGCCGCCGTACGGAACTTCGGCGAGTTCGAGTTCTGGTTCGCCGCCCTGAAGGTCGGCGCGATCGTGCTGTTCCTGATCCTCGGCACGCTGGCCGTCTTCGGCTTCCTCCCGGACACCGACCCGGTCGGCATGGCCAATCTGACCGGCCAGGGCGGCTTCTTCCCGAACGGCGCGAGCGGTGTGGTCGCCGGCATGCTGGCCGTCGTCTTCGCCTTCGGCGGCCTGGAGGTCGTCACCATCGCGGCCGCCGAGTCGGACGACCCGGCCAGGTCCGTGGCCCGCGCGGTGCGCAGCGCCGTGTGGCGCATCCTCTTCTTCTACGTCGGCTCGATGCTGGTCATCGTGACCCTGCTGCCGTGGGACTCGCTGGCCCCGGGCCAGAGCCCGTACGTGGCCGTCCTCGACTCGATCGGCATCGCGCACGCCGGGCAGATCATGGACGTCGTGATCTTCGTGGCGCTGCTGTCGGCGCTCAACGCGAACCTGTACGGGTCCTCGCGCATGGTGTTCTCGCTCGCGGAGCGGGGCGAGGCGCCGAGGTCCTTGCTGAAGGTGTCGGGCGGCGGGGTGCCGCGCCGGGCGGTCTTCGCCTCGGTGGCCTTCGGGTTCGTCTCGGTCGTGCTGAACCTGCTGTGGCCGGACACGATCTTCCTCTACATGCTCAACGCGGTGGGCGCGGTGCTGATCTTCGTGTGGGCGCTGATCGCGGTCTCACAGCTGAAGCTGCGCCGCATGATCGAGCGGGAGATGCCGGAGCGGCTGACGCTGCCGATGTGGCTGTTCCCGTACGCGACGTGGGCCGCGCTGATCGCGATGGCCACCGTGCTGGTCCTGATGCTGTTCGACGATTCGGCGCGCCCTCAGCTGCTGTGGTCCTCGGGGGCGGCGGGCGCGGTGCTGCTGGTGGCGTGGATCCGGGAGGTCCGGGAGGGCCGGGCAGTCCGGGCCGAGCGGCCCTGACGGAGCCGATGTGTCGGAACGGGCCCGGGACCTTCGTCCCGGGCCCGTTCTCGTGTGCGGACGGATGATCACGTCCCGTGAACCGGGTGTCCGGATGCTGGACGGTAAGTGTCCGATAAACGGACGATGGGCAGACTGGGGCACCTCACCCCGTCCACCCGCACACCGGACAGGCACCACTCCCATGAGCCACAGCACCCTGACCCCGCCCGAGCAGCAGAGCGCGGACCCCGCGACCACCGAGGGGCCGGCTGACGGATCCTCGCCCCTGGGCAACGGACTCAAGCAGCGCCATCTCTCGATGATCGCCCTCGGCGGCGTCATCGGCGCGGGCCTCTTCGTGGGCTCCGGCGCCGGCATCGCGGCCGCCGGCCCCTCGATCGTGCTCGCGTACGCGGCGTCCGGCCTGCTCGTGATGTTCGTGATGCGGATGCTCGGCGAGATGTCCGCGGCGAACCCGGCCTCCGGCTCCTTCTCGGTGCACGCGGACCGGGCCATCGGCCCGTGGGCGGGCTTCACGGCCGGCTGGATGTTCTGGACGCTGCTGTGCGTGGGCGTCGCCATCGAGGCGATCGGCGCGGCGCACATCATGACGGGCTGGTTCCCGGGCACCCCCTCGTGGATGTGGGTGCTGGTCTTCATGGCGGTGTTCTGCGGCTCGAACCTGGCCGCCGTCTCCCACTTCGGCGAGTTCGAGTTCTGGTTCGCCGCCCTGAAGATCGGCGCGATCGGGCTCTTCCTGGGCCTGGGCGTGCTGGCCGTCATGGGCGTGCTGCCCGGCACCGACTCCCCCGGCTCGGCCAATCTGCTCCACGACGGCGGCTTCCTGCCCAACGGCGTGGACGGACTGCTGGTCGGCCTGCTCGCCTCCGTCGTCGCCTACGGCGGCCTGGAGACGGTGACCATCGCCGCCGCCGAGTCGAAGAATCCGGTCAAGGGCGTCGCCAAGGCCGTGAAGACCACCATGTGGCGGATCGCCATCGTCTACGTCGGCTCGATGCTGGTCATCGTCACGCTGCTGCCGTGGAACGACCCGGCGGTCACCGCCGACGGCCCGTACGCGGCCACCCTGAACCACCTGGGCATCGAGAACGCCGGCCAGGTCATGAACGTGGTCATCCTGATCGCCCTGCTGTCCGCGATGAACGCGAACATCTACGGCTCCTCGCGCATGGCCTACTCGCTGGTCGCCCGCGGCCAGGGCCCCAAGGCGCTGGGCAAGCTCACCGGCCGGGTCCCGCGCCGCGCGGTGCTCGCCTCCTCCGGCTTCGGCTTCGTCACCGTGCTGCTGTCGTACTGGTACCCGGACACCCTCTTCGCCTGGCTGCTGAACATGGTCGGCGGCGTCATC harbors:
- a CDS encoding FtsX-like permease family protein, producing the protein MAPRPNGLARAALRLRPAAFAGTFVALLMTVAIVSACGLLLESGLRASTPPTRYAEAPVVVAADQRVTLRVGSGEGAYDVSAQVPEHARVDAALLDRLAPLGRAVPDVAFPVRDTAGAPGPAFDAYGWGSTAFSPAQLRAGRAPAAPGEVVLGGGPASDGDGRVTLDTPAGQREFRVVGRTDRPGAWFSDAEARALSGHPGTLDAIVVFGADAERVRAAVDGRAQVLTGADRAMDPQLAGAKEMLAGLGGSFGGIATLVAVFTAAGTVALSVGQRSREFALLRAVGATPRQIRRTVATEALLVAPAAGALGLVPGIALASWWFGQLKEKGAIPAAVDLTIGWIPLVSAVGIGIVTALLAGWAAARRPARIRPGQALAAAAVERLGPGWIRTPLGLAAVAGGTACASLAATSSGPDAANAALGVVMLFMLAVALLGPLIARACAALFGLPLRAAGAAGSLAAANSRTNARRLASAITPIVLAMAFSSTLVFLHTSQDRAVSRQQEAGLLADHVITDPHDTDRAVAAGAVALTRTSVLAVVGSGPERLIHSASAQGVTGDITTVEDLGVLSGDLARLAPGKVAVDRTLADADRAAVGDRMDLRLPDGTRTTPEIVAVYSRGLGLGEITLPAADLAGHTTAGRPTELLVRGPLPTGFGPALSASAWTAERSMEREVNAWANTTMAAVLGGFAAVAAANTLVMTVLDRRRELGMLRLVGSTRRQVLRMLRWEALLVSGAGVTLGSAIALATLIPLTRAVTGTGPYVPPVVYVSFVAAAVALTLAATSLPARGALRGPRP
- a CDS encoding ABC transporter ATP-binding protein, encoding MGFRRTRRQAERQAGQRSTHDAAPAVELRGVRRQYGRGSAAVHALRGIDLGLPRGTFTAVMGPSGSGKSTFLQCAAGLDVPTAGSVRLGGTEITGMNENQLTELRRSRLGFVFQAFNLLPSLTVEQNVLLPMRLAGGRQDHGRAADLLDRVGLGGKGRRRPAELSGGQQQRVAIARALVTRPDVIFADEPTGALDTTTAAEVLGLLRSAVDSLGATVVMVTHDPGAAAHADQVLFLADGLITDRLPRSSTAAIAARMTALTTGPTTGPVLAGAAA
- a CDS encoding PP2C family protein-serine/threonine phosphatase, which gives rise to MAGARVETLLARTRMLSHRARTALRKSAVDYFRGDASDWLAFGGLLLTIPAIACGTLMLPVWFSPSALVLPIVAGGLLLRPASLLALYAASAAALIVEALVLGPYTQGPARVTPGTVLVVAACGFFGLVIAQFRSRVGVPWRRGGTMLFDLRERIRVQSKLPSLPRGWHREMALRPAGGQSFSGDFVVAARTNGGRTLEIVLTDVSGKGMEAGSRALLLSGAFGGLLGALPPHGFLPAANGYLLRQDWDEGFATSIHLVLDLESGDYELLSAGHLPALQLCAGTGRWQEVSGDGPLLGVYDGAEFEPARGNLRHGDVLMLFTDGLVETSERDISEGMDRLTGEADRYVAAGWEGAAWHLIEKVAKDVNDDRALLLIRRD
- a CDS encoding GNAT family N-acetyltransferase, which codes for MALETRVLQADEWDVWYDHLELAFGGVPESPEERDLYKSLTETKRSLGVWDGETCVGSAGAFSFRLSVPGGALVPAGGVTMVGVSPTHRRRGVLTSLMRRQLDDIRAGGEPLAVLTASDPAIYGRFGYGTATYAVSVDIDTTRVRLSVPPGTDDVRLRLVDPRKALADCERVYAMLVGRRPGMPARQPGWEEQGVLDPPAGRGGGSPLKCVVAEGVDGEVVGYARYHVKPDWEQTGSDGKVQVRELNALDPAAYAALWRYLFDIDLAWRVRAYGRPVDDPVLHLVSDERRAQVRRRDALHVRLVDLPAALRARTYGAAVDVVLEVEDAFCPWNAGRWRLAVGADGAAACTRTEDPADLELSVRELGSAYLGGVSLASLAAAGRVREVRAGALAAASRAFAGDVAPWLPHGF
- a CDS encoding DNA-formamidopyrimidine glycosylase family protein; its protein translation is MPEGHTIHRLARDHTERFAARTVRVSSPQGRFAESAALLDGRELESAEAHGKHLFLELGDAWVHIHLGLFGKLGFGPAPAPPATETVRLRLLNEEHYADLRGPTACALIDEGEKKAIHDRLGPDPLRPADDPDRAWARISRSRTTVAALLMDQKVVSGVGNVYRAEVLFRHGIDPYRLGKDLTRREWDAIWADLVLLMREGVRNNRIDTVRDEHLPEAMGRPPRVDDHGGEVYVYRRANMPCHICGGEIRTAGLAARNLFWCPGCQAR
- a CDS encoding ribose-5-phosphate isomerase — translated: MRVYLGSDHAGFELKNHLVDWLKNNGHEPVDCGPHIYDAVDDYPPFCLRAAEKTAADAGSLGIVIGGSGNGEQIAANKVKGIRAILAWSVQTAELGREHNNANVISVGGRMHTQDEVVSFIDAFLKTPYSDEERHTRRIDMLSAYEQTGELPPIPAHHPQG
- a CDS encoding amino acid permease, which codes for MSSTTTLQKAGDPTGEPGSAQPSDGLKAGLKNRHLSMIAIGGVIGAGLFVGSSGGIAKAGPAILLSYALVGAMVVFVMRMLGEMAAASPNSGSFSAYADRALGRWAGFSIGWLYWFFWVVVLAVEATAGAVILESWVPAVPQWAWALIVMAVLTVTNLGSVASYGEFEFWFAGIKVVAIGGFVVIGMLAVFGVLPGSDNPGAGFAHLTDTGGFMPNGWGSVLTGVLMVVFSFMGSEIVTLAAGESEDPRRAVTKATNSVIWRIGVFYLGSIFIVLTLLPWNDKSITEKGSYVAALDSIGIAHAGQIMNVIVLTAVLSCLNSGLYTASRMAFSLGERGDAPKAFAKVTKRGVPTAAILGSVVFGFAAVYFNYAFKDTVFSFLLNASGAIALFVWLVICLTQLRMRGILMREAPEKVTVKMWFFPYLTWATAAMITFVLGYMVYDKDNRETVLLSLLVAAVVIVIGVVRDVRRKAAARLSA
- a CDS encoding biotin transporter BioY, with the protein product MSTASVSFRPGAVLADLLPASRVRDIAFVAGGAVLTGLAAQIAVPVPGSPVPVTGQTFAALLVGSAFGARRGFLSLALYALVGMAGVPWFAGGTSGAGGASFGYVLGMLLAATVVGALARRGADRSVPRAAGAMVLGSALIYAVGVPYLALATGMSFGAAVAAGLTPFLIGDALKAALAMGLLPAAWKLLRRG
- a CDS encoding amino acid permease, encoding MRDPLPEPPSGTGGLPPEPLSHSLKQRHLTMLGLGGVIGAGLFVGSGAGITIAGPAIILSYLLAGVLAMLVMRALGEMSAAMPASGSFSVYAEKALGRWAGFSAGWLYWFLLVVVLAVEATAAAKIANGWLPSVDQWVWVLVFMVVFTVSNLAAVRNFGEFEFWFAALKVGAIVLFLILGTLAVFGFLPDTDPVGMANLTGQGGFFPNGASGVVAGMLAVVFAFGGLEVVTIAAAESDDPARSVARAVRSAVWRILFFYVGSMLVIVTLLPWDSLAPGQSPYVAVLDSIGIAHAGQIMDVVIFVALLSALNANLYGSSRMVFSLAERGEAPRSLLKVSGGGVPRRAVFASVAFGFVSVVLNLLWPDTIFLYMLNAVGAVLIFVWALIAVSQLKLRRMIEREMPERLTLPMWLFPYATWAALIAMATVLVLMLFDDSARPQLLWSSGAAGAVLLVAWIREVREGRAVRAERP